A part of Streptomyces sp. NBC_01497 genomic DNA contains:
- the shc gene encoding squalene--hopene cyclase — protein sequence MTATTDGSAGSLGSEAASTGVPATTATAQDVRAAAERATLRGVEHLLSCQDPDGWWKGDLETNVTMDAEDLLLRQFLGILDARTTQAAGLFIRGEQRADGTWATFHGGPGELSATIEAYVALRLAGDRPEAEHMARASEWVREQGGIAASRVFTRIWLALFGWWKWDDLPEMPPEVIFFPKWLPLNVYDFGCWARQTIVPLTVVGAIRPVRPAPFPLDELHTDAANPNPAKPLAGVASWDGAFQRLDKVLHAYRKLAPRKVRRAAMRAASRWIIERQENDGCWGGIQPPAVYSLMALHLLGYDLKHPVMREGLASLDRFAVWREDGARMIEACQSPVWDTCLATIALADAGVGADHPALVKAADWMMTEEITRPGDWQVRRPSLAPGGWAFEFHNDNYPDIDDTAEVILALRRVNHPDAGRLEGAVTRGARWTLGMQSKNGAWAAFDADNMSPFPNRLPFCDFGEVIDPPSADVTAHVVEMLAYEGKAHHPATRRGVEWLLAEQETFGGWFGRWGTNYVYGTGCVVPALTAAGLPVTHPAVRRAVTWLESVQNEDGGWGEDQRSYTDEKWVGQGASTASQTAWALLALLAAGEEESKAVERGIAFLAETQLADGSWDEPYFTGTGFPWDFSINYHLYRQVFPLTALGRYVHGAPLADRALQAG from the coding sequence ATGACAGCGACGACCGACGGGAGTGCCGGGTCCCTGGGATCCGAGGCTGCTTCGACGGGCGTACCGGCCACCACCGCCACGGCCCAAGACGTGAGGGCGGCCGCCGAGCGCGCCACCCTCCGGGGTGTCGAACACCTGCTCAGCTGCCAGGACCCGGACGGCTGGTGGAAGGGCGACCTCGAAACCAATGTGACGATGGACGCGGAGGACCTGCTGCTGCGTCAGTTCCTCGGCATCCTGGACGCGCGCACCACGCAGGCCGCCGGCCTCTTCATCCGCGGGGAGCAGCGGGCCGACGGCACCTGGGCCACCTTCCACGGCGGTCCGGGGGAGCTCTCCGCCACCATCGAGGCGTATGTCGCCCTGCGGCTCGCGGGTGACCGCCCCGAGGCGGAGCACATGGCACGCGCCTCGGAGTGGGTGCGTGAGCAGGGCGGTATCGCGGCGAGTCGTGTCTTCACCCGCATCTGGCTGGCGCTGTTCGGCTGGTGGAAGTGGGACGACCTGCCCGAGATGCCGCCGGAAGTGATCTTCTTCCCCAAGTGGCTCCCGCTCAACGTCTACGACTTCGGCTGCTGGGCCCGGCAGACCATCGTGCCGCTGACTGTGGTGGGTGCGATCCGCCCGGTCCGTCCAGCCCCCTTCCCCCTGGACGAGCTGCACACCGACGCCGCGAACCCCAACCCGGCCAAGCCCCTTGCGGGAGTGGCCAGTTGGGACGGAGCCTTCCAGCGTCTCGACAAGGTCCTGCACGCCTACCGCAAGCTGGCACCGCGCAAGGTACGCCGTGCCGCGATGCGCGCAGCCTCCCGCTGGATCATCGAACGCCAGGAGAACGACGGCTGCTGGGGAGGCATCCAGCCGCCGGCCGTCTACTCGCTGATGGCGCTGCACCTGCTGGGGTACGACCTCAAGCACCCGGTGATGCGCGAGGGGCTCGCCTCCCTCGACCGCTTCGCGGTCTGGCGCGAGGACGGCGCCCGGATGATCGAGGCCTGCCAGTCCCCGGTGTGGGACACCTGCCTCGCCACCATCGCGCTGGCCGATGCCGGAGTGGGGGCGGACCATCCCGCGCTCGTCAAGGCCGCCGACTGGATGATGACGGAGGAGATCACCCGGCCGGGTGACTGGCAGGTCCGCAGGCCCTCACTGGCCCCCGGTGGCTGGGCGTTCGAATTCCACAATGACAACTACCCCGACATCGACGACACCGCCGAGGTCATCCTCGCGCTGCGGCGGGTGAACCACCCCGACGCCGGCAGGCTGGAGGGCGCGGTCACCCGGGGCGCGCGCTGGACGCTGGGCATGCAGTCGAAGAACGGCGCCTGGGCCGCGTTCGACGCGGACAACATGAGCCCGTTCCCCAACCGGCTCCCGTTCTGCGACTTCGGCGAGGTCATCGACCCGCCGTCGGCGGACGTCACCGCGCACGTCGTCGAGATGCTGGCGTACGAGGGCAAGGCACACCACCCCGCGACCCGGCGCGGTGTCGAGTGGCTGCTGGCCGAGCAGGAGACCTTCGGCGGCTGGTTCGGACGCTGGGGCACCAATTACGTCTACGGCACAGGATGCGTCGTGCCCGCGCTGACCGCGGCGGGCCTGCCCGTCACCCACCCGGCCGTCCGGCGCGCGGTGACCTGGCTGGAGTCCGTGCAGAACGAGGACGGCGGCTGGGGCGAGGACCAGCGCTCCTACACCGACGAGAAGTGGGTCGGACAGGGCGCCTCCACCGCGTCCCAGACCGCGTGGGCCCTGCTGGCGCTGCTCGCGGCGGGCGAGGAGGAGAGCAAGGCCGTCGAGCGCGGTATCGCCTTCCTCGCCGAGACCCAGCTGGCGGACGGCTCGTGGGACGAGCCGTACTTCACCGGCACGGGCTTCCCCTGGGACTTCTCCATCAACTACCACCTCTACCGGCAGGTGTTCCCGCTGACGGCGCTCGGCCGTTACGTGCACGGCGCCCCCCTCGCCGACCGAGCTCTCCAGGCGGGTTGA
- a CDS encoding phosphorylase family protein, translating into MTDTAGRPPAGPHPPLLIACALGIERFALRGRRGEPAGPVTVVRTGMGPANAERAVKDALGEDRHRDAAVIASGFCAGLTPGMSPGDLIVAEETRDAFGVTPCTGSAMLSEALSRALPGRTVHTGPLTGSDHVVRGQERAELRTTGAVGVDMESATTLRTALEAGPRPVAAVRVVVDAPEHELVRIGTVRGGISAFRVLRAVLPVFYEWHRSLLLPRR; encoded by the coding sequence ATGACCGACACCGCGGGGAGACCGCCCGCCGGACCGCACCCCCCGCTGCTGATCGCCTGCGCGCTCGGCATCGAACGGTTCGCCCTGCGCGGCAGGCGCGGCGAGCCGGCCGGGCCCGTCACCGTGGTGCGCACGGGCATGGGCCCCGCCAACGCCGAACGCGCCGTCAAGGACGCGCTCGGCGAGGACCGGCACCGGGACGCGGCGGTCATCGCGTCCGGCTTCTGTGCCGGTCTCACCCCGGGCATGAGTCCCGGAGACCTGATCGTCGCCGAAGAGACCAGGGACGCGTTCGGGGTCACCCCCTGCACGGGTTCCGCGATGCTCTCCGAGGCGCTGTCGCGGGCGTTGCCCGGACGCACGGTCCACACCGGTCCACTGACCGGTTCGGACCATGTGGTACGCGGCCAGGAACGGGCCGAACTGCGCACCACTGGAGCGGTCGGGGTGGACATGGAGTCCGCCACGACGCTCCGCACCGCTCTGGAGGCCGGGCCCCGCCCGGTTGCGGCCGTACGTGTGGTCGTGGACGCTCCTGAGCATGAGCTCGTCCGGATCGGCACGGTACGCGGAGGAATATCAGCCTTCCGGGTACTCCGTGCCGTCCTTCCGGTTTTCTATGAATGGCACCGTTCTTTGCTGCTCCCCAGGAGGTGA
- a CDS encoding polyprenyl synthetase family protein: protein MAVDTADVNALLDRGRSLATPVLRAAVDRLASPMDTVSAYHFGWIDAAGNPADGDGGKAVRPALALLSAEAAGATPEQGVPGAVAVELVHNFSLLHDDLMDGDEQRRHRDTVWKVHGPAQAILVGDALFALANEILLELGSPEAGRATRRLTSATRKLIDGQAQDISFEHRERVTVEECLTMEGNKTGALLACASSIGAVLGGADDRTADLLESYGHHLGLAFQAVDDLLGIWGDPDSTGKQTWSDLRQRKKSLPVVAALAADNAASRQLGELLAADAKSNDFETFSEEEFATRAALIEEAGGREWTSQEARRQHAVAVEALAGVDMPEEVRARFVALADFVVVRER, encoded by the coding sequence ATGGCTGTCGACACCGCGGACGTCAACGCGCTGCTCGATCGCGGGCGGAGCCTTGCGACGCCGGTGCTGCGTGCCGCCGTCGACCGGCTGGCGTCGCCCATGGACACCGTCTCGGCCTACCATTTCGGTTGGATCGACGCCGCAGGCAACCCGGCCGACGGTGACGGCGGCAAGGCCGTGCGCCCTGCCCTCGCCCTGCTGTCGGCGGAGGCCGCGGGCGCGACGCCCGAGCAGGGCGTGCCCGGCGCGGTAGCCGTGGAGCTGGTGCACAACTTCTCACTGCTGCACGACGACCTGATGGACGGCGACGAGCAGCGCAGGCACCGCGACACGGTATGGAAGGTGCACGGCCCGGCGCAGGCGATCCTGGTGGGCGACGCGCTGTTCGCGCTGGCCAACGAGATCCTGCTGGAACTCGGCAGCCCGGAGGCGGGGCGCGCGACGCGCCGCCTGACGAGCGCCACCCGCAAGTTGATCGACGGTCAGGCGCAGGACATCTCCTTCGAGCACCGTGAGCGGGTCACCGTCGAGGAGTGCCTGACGATGGAGGGCAACAAGACGGGCGCGCTGCTCGCCTGCGCCTCCTCCATCGGCGCGGTGCTGGGTGGCGCCGACGACCGTACGGCCGACCTGCTGGAGTCGTACGGCCACCATCTGGGCCTCGCCTTCCAGGCGGTCGACGACCTGCTCGGCATCTGGGGCGACCCCGACTCCACGGGCAAGCAGACCTGGAGCGACCTGAGGCAGCGTAAGAAGTCCCTGCCGGTGGTGGCCGCGCTGGCCGCGGACAACGCCGCGTCGCGACAGCTCGGCGAACTCCTCGCGGCCGACGCGAAAAGCAATGATTTCGAGACCTTCTCCGAGGAAGAATTCGCTACCCGCGCAGCGCTGATCGAAGAGGCGGGCGGCCGGGAGTGGACCTCCCAGGAGGCTCGTCGGCAGCACGCCGTCGCGGTGGAAGCCCTGGCGGGAGTGGACATGCCGGAAGAAGTCCGGGCGCGGTTCGTGGCGCTCGCCGACTTCGTCGTCGTACGAGAGAGATGA
- the hpnD gene encoding presqualene diphosphate synthase HpnD, producing the protein MSRNVEGQTPMSSAPVQAAYRYCEAVTGQQARNFAYGIRLLPAGKRQAMSALYALSRRVDDIGDGTLDAETKEARLKETRVLLDRVRKGTVEEDDTDPVAVALADTARRFPIPIDALDELIDGVLMDVHGETYETWDELRVYCRCVAGAIGRLSLGVFGGGPAATSERAFAYADTLGLALQLTNILRDVREDAGNGRTYLPAEDLAKFGCSEGFHSSTPPAGSDFAGLVHFEARRARLLFAEGYQLLPLLDRRSGACVAAMAGIYRRLLDRIERDPEAVLRGRVSLPGREKAYVAVRGLSGLDARHISRRTTRGRG; encoded by the coding sequence GTGAGCCGGAACGTGGAGGGACAGACACCCATGTCGTCCGCGCCGGTACAGGCGGCCTACCGCTACTGCGAGGCGGTGACCGGGCAGCAGGCCCGGAATTTCGCCTACGGCATCAGATTGCTGCCCGCCGGGAAGCGGCAGGCCATGTCGGCGCTGTACGCGCTCTCACGCCGGGTCGACGACATCGGCGACGGAACGCTGGACGCGGAGACCAAGGAAGCCCGGCTCAAGGAGACGCGTGTCCTCCTCGACCGCGTGCGCAAGGGGACGGTGGAGGAGGACGACACCGACCCGGTGGCGGTCGCGCTCGCCGACACCGCACGCCGCTTCCCCATCCCGATCGACGCGCTCGACGAGCTCATCGACGGCGTCCTGATGGACGTGCACGGCGAGACGTACGAGACGTGGGACGAGCTCCGGGTCTACTGCCGTTGTGTCGCCGGGGCCATCGGCCGGCTCTCGCTCGGTGTGTTCGGCGGTGGCCCGGCCGCCACCTCGGAGCGCGCCTTCGCGTACGCGGACACGCTCGGCCTCGCGCTGCAGCTGACGAACATCCTGCGTGACGTGCGCGAGGACGCCGGGAACGGCCGTACGTACCTGCCCGCCGAGGACCTCGCCAAGTTCGGCTGCTCGGAGGGTTTCCACAGCTCCACCCCGCCCGCCGGCTCGGACTTCGCGGGCCTCGTGCACTTCGAGGCGCGCCGGGCCCGGCTGCTGTTCGCCGAGGGCTATCAGCTGCTGCCGCTGCTGGACCGGCGCAGCGGAGCGTGCGTCGCGGCCATGGCGGGTATCTACCGGCGCCTCCTCGACCGCATCGAACGCGACCCGGAGGCGGTACTGAGGGGGCGGGTGTCACTCCCGGGACGTGAGAAGGCGTATGTTGCCGTGCGCGGGCTCTCGGGTCTCGACGCCCGCCACATCTCACGACGGACCACCAGGGGGCGCGGCTGA
- the dxs gene encoding 1-deoxy-D-xylulose-5-phosphate synthase, whose amino-acid sequence MSILENIRGPRDLKALGESELDELAEDIREFLIQAVARTGGHLGPNLGVVELTIALHRVFDSPVDRVLWDTGHQAYVHKLLTGRQDFSKLRGKGGLSGYPSRAESEHDVIENSHASTVLGWADGLAKAGEVRGSDGHVVAVIGDGALTGGTAWEALNNIAAARDRPLVIVVNDNERSYGPTIGGLAIHLETLRITDGYERALAWGKEVLRSTPVVGKPLYESLHGAKKGFKDAFQPQGMFEDLGIKYLGPVDGHDQAALEAALHRAKRFSGPVVVHCLTEKGRGYPPALQDEADHFHTVGAMDPFTCEPLSPALPGWTSVFADEIAAIGAERPDVVAITAAMLHPVGLTKFAERFPDRVWDVGIAEQHAATSAAGLATGGLHPVVAVYATFLNRALDQVLMDVALHRCGVTFVLDRAGVTGSDGPSHNGMWDMSMLQLVPGLRIAAPRDTDQLRAQLREAVAVDDAPTVVRFPKEAVGEPVPAVGRVGAMDVLHRGGDADVLVVSAGALAPVCLGTAELLQARGVGCTVVDPRWVKPLDERLVPLAREHRLVAVVEDNSRTGGVGWAVAQTLRDAGCDVPVRTFGIPERFLAHAKRDELLADLGLTPVEIAGRISAALAHKENAE is encoded by the coding sequence GTGTCGATCCTTGAGAACATTCGGGGGCCACGCGATCTCAAGGCGTTGGGCGAGAGTGAGCTCGACGAACTTGCCGAGGACATCAGGGAGTTCCTCATCCAGGCGGTGGCCAGGACCGGCGGCCACCTCGGACCCAACCTCGGCGTGGTGGAGCTCACCATCGCCCTGCACCGGGTCTTCGACTCGCCCGTCGACCGCGTCCTGTGGGACACCGGCCATCAGGCCTACGTCCACAAGCTCCTCACCGGACGGCAGGACTTCTCCAAGCTGCGCGGCAAGGGCGGCCTGTCCGGATATCCGTCGCGCGCGGAGTCCGAGCACGACGTCATCGAGAACTCGCACGCCTCCACCGTGCTCGGCTGGGCCGACGGACTCGCCAAGGCCGGCGAGGTACGGGGAAGCGACGGCCATGTCGTCGCCGTCATCGGCGACGGCGCGCTCACCGGCGGCACGGCCTGGGAGGCGCTGAACAACATCGCCGCCGCCAGGGACCGGCCGCTCGTCATCGTCGTCAACGACAACGAGCGCAGTTACGGCCCCACCATCGGCGGCCTCGCCATCCACCTGGAGACGTTGCGCATCACCGACGGCTACGAGCGGGCGCTCGCCTGGGGCAAGGAAGTCCTGCGGAGCACCCCCGTCGTCGGCAAGCCGCTCTACGAGTCGCTGCACGGGGCCAAGAAGGGCTTCAAGGACGCCTTCCAGCCGCAGGGCATGTTCGAGGACCTCGGCATCAAGTACCTGGGCCCCGTCGACGGGCACGACCAGGCCGCCCTGGAGGCGGCCCTGCACCGGGCGAAGCGATTCTCCGGGCCCGTCGTGGTGCACTGCCTCACCGAGAAGGGCCGTGGCTACCCGCCCGCCCTCCAGGACGAGGCGGACCACTTCCACACCGTCGGCGCGATGGACCCGTTCACCTGTGAGCCGCTCTCCCCGGCCCTTCCGGGCTGGACCTCGGTGTTCGCCGACGAGATCGCCGCCATCGGCGCGGAGCGCCCCGACGTCGTCGCGATCACGGCGGCCATGCTGCACCCGGTGGGACTCACGAAGTTCGCCGAGCGCTTCCCCGACCGCGTCTGGGACGTCGGCATCGCCGAGCAGCACGCGGCGACCTCCGCCGCGGGGCTGGCCACCGGCGGGCTGCACCCGGTCGTCGCCGTGTACGCGACCTTCCTCAACCGCGCCCTCGACCAGGTGCTGATGGACGTGGCGCTGCACCGGTGCGGTGTGACCTTCGTCCTCGACCGGGCCGGTGTGACCGGCAGCGACGGTCCCTCGCACAACGGCATGTGGGACATGTCGATGCTCCAGCTGGTGCCCGGCCTGCGCATCGCCGCGCCGCGCGACACCGATCAGCTCCGTGCCCAGCTGCGGGAGGCCGTCGCCGTCGATGACGCGCCCACCGTGGTGCGCTTCCCCAAGGAGGCGGTGGGCGAGCCCGTACCGGCCGTGGGCCGCGTCGGCGCCATGGACGTCCTGCACCGCGGCGGGGACGCCGACGTGCTGGTGGTCTCGGCCGGCGCCCTCGCGCCCGTGTGCCTGGGCACCGCGGAGCTGCTCCAGGCCCGCGGCGTCGGCTGCACCGTCGTCGACCCGCGCTGGGTCAAGCCCCTCGACGAGCGGCTCGTACCGCTGGCGCGGGAGCACCGGCTCGTCGCCGTGGTGGAGGACAACAGCCGCACCGGCGGCGTCGGCTGGGCGGTGGCGCAGACGCTGCGCGACGCCGGGTGCGACGTGCCGGTACGGACCTTCGGCATCCCGGAGCGGTTCCTCGCGCACGCCAAGCGCGACGAGCTGCTCGCCGACCTCGGCCTGACCCCGGTCGAGATCGCAGGACGTATCAGTGCCGCGCTGGCACACAAGGAGAATGCGGAATGA
- the hpnH gene encoding adenosyl-hopene transferase HpnH, whose product MAMPLRQTIRVGTYLAEQKLRKREKFPLIVELEPLFACNLKCEGCGKIQHPAGVLKQRMPVAQAVGAVLESGAPMVSIAGGEPLMHPQIDEIVRQLVAKKKYVFLCTNAMLLRKKLDKFKPSPYFAFTVHIDGMRERHDESVAKEGVFDEAVAAIKEAKQRGFRVTTNSTFFNTDTPSNIIEVLNYLNDDLKVDEMMISPAYAYEKAPDQDHFLGVTQTRELFKKAFGGGNRRRWRLNHSPLFLDFLEGKADFPCTAWAIPNYSLFGWQRPCYLMADGYVPTYRQLIEDTDWNKYGRGKDARCDNCMAHCGYEPTAVLATMSSLKETIRAARETVAGTR is encoded by the coding sequence ATGGCTATGCCGCTCCGCCAGACCATCAGGGTCGGGACGTACCTTGCCGAACAGAAGCTCCGCAAGCGGGAGAAGTTCCCGCTCATCGTGGAACTTGAGCCCTTGTTCGCGTGCAATCTGAAATGTGAGGGCTGCGGCAAGATCCAGCACCCCGCGGGCGTGCTCAAGCAGCGCATGCCGGTCGCTCAGGCCGTCGGCGCCGTGCTGGAGTCGGGCGCGCCGATGGTCTCGATCGCCGGCGGTGAGCCGTTGATGCACCCCCAGATCGACGAGATCGTCCGGCAGTTGGTCGCGAAGAAGAAGTACGTCTTCCTCTGCACCAACGCCATGCTGCTGCGCAAGAAGCTGGACAAGTTCAAGCCGTCGCCGTACTTCGCCTTCACCGTCCACATCGACGGCATGCGCGAGCGGCACGACGAGTCGGTCGCGAAGGAAGGTGTGTTCGACGAGGCCGTGGCCGCCATCAAGGAGGCCAAGCAGCGCGGCTTCCGGGTCACCACGAACTCCACCTTCTTCAACACCGACACCCCGTCGAACATCATCGAGGTCCTGAACTACCTCAACGACGACCTCAAGGTCGACGAGATGATGATCTCGCCCGCGTACGCCTACGAGAAGGCGCCCGACCAGGACCACTTCCTGGGCGTGACGCAGACTCGTGAGCTGTTCAAGAAGGCGTTCGGCGGGGGCAACAGGCGCCGCTGGCGGCTGAACCACTCGCCGCTCTTCCTGGACTTCCTGGAGGGCAAGGCGGACTTCCCCTGCACCGCCTGGGCGATCCCCAACTACTCGCTGTTCGGCTGGCAGCGGCCGTGCTACCTGATGGCCGACGGGTACGTGCCCACGTACCGGCAGCTCATCGAGGACACCGACTGGAACAAGTACGGCCGGGGCAAGGACGCGCGCTGTGACAACTGCATGGCGCACTGCGGCTACGAGCCCACCGCCGTACTCGCCACCATGAGCTCCCTCAAGGAGACCATCCGCGCCGCGCGCGAGACGGTCGCGGGCACGCGCTGA
- the hpnE gene encoding hydroxysqualene dehydroxylase HpnE, with protein MTAADDPGPAQAVVVGGGLAGVTAALRLADAGLDVTLVEGRPRLGGLAFSFTRGDLTVDNGQHVYLRCCTAYRWFLDRVDGTSLAPLQDRLDVPVLDVGGARPRLGRLRRNGLPVPLHLTAGLARYPHLSLAERASVARAALALKKLDPDDPALDDVDFATWLKRHGQSPRTVEALWDLVGVATLNATAARSSLGLAAKVFKTGLLTEPGAADIGWARVPLGELHDTLAGKALAAAGVRTQLRTRVSDIVRGSDGRWQVRLDGETLQADTVVLAVAQRDAHALLPEGALADPGRLLAIGTAPILNVHVVYDRPVLRRPFFAALGSPVQWVFDRTEASGLRDGQYLALSQSDAGDEIDTPVARLRERYLPELERLLPAARGAGVRDFFVTRERTATFAPAPGVGRLRPASLTDAPGLFLAGSWTATGWPATMEGAVRSGLNAAGAALSELGRPHEHPLEEAA; from the coding sequence ATGACGGCGGCCGACGATCCAGGTCCTGCCCAAGCCGTGGTGGTCGGCGGAGGACTCGCGGGTGTCACCGCGGCCCTGCGCCTGGCCGACGCCGGACTGGACGTCACATTGGTCGAGGGCCGCCCACGGCTGGGCGGCCTCGCCTTCTCGTTCACCCGCGGCGACCTGACGGTCGACAACGGGCAACACGTGTACCTGCGCTGCTGCACCGCGTACCGCTGGTTCCTCGACCGGGTCGACGGGACGTCGCTCGCGCCCCTGCAGGACCGGCTCGACGTCCCCGTCCTCGACGTCGGCGGTGCCAGGCCGCGCCTCGGCAGACTGCGCCGCAACGGACTGCCCGTACCGCTGCACCTGACGGCGGGACTCGCGCGCTACCCGCACCTCTCACTCGCCGAACGGGCGTCCGTGGCCCGCGCGGCACTGGCACTGAAGAAGCTCGACCCGGACGACCCGGCCCTGGACGACGTCGACTTCGCGACCTGGCTCAAGCGCCACGGCCAGTCACCGCGCACCGTCGAGGCGTTGTGGGACCTCGTCGGTGTGGCCACCCTCAACGCCACGGCCGCGCGGAGCTCGCTGGGGCTCGCCGCCAAGGTGTTCAAGACCGGCCTGCTGACCGAGCCGGGCGCCGCGGACATCGGCTGGGCCCGGGTGCCGCTCGGCGAGTTGCACGACACGCTCGCCGGCAAGGCACTCGCCGCGGCCGGCGTCCGTACCCAACTGCGCACCCGCGTCTCGGACATCGTCCGAGGCAGCGACGGACGCTGGCAGGTCCGCCTCGACGGCGAGACCCTGCAGGCGGACACCGTCGTGCTCGCCGTCGCGCAGCGAGACGCGCACGCCCTGCTGCCCGAGGGCGCGCTCGCCGACCCGGGCCGGCTGCTCGCCATCGGTACCGCGCCGATCCTCAACGTTCATGTGGTGTACGACCGCCCGGTGCTGCGCAGGCCGTTCTTCGCCGCGCTCGGCTCGCCGGTGCAGTGGGTGTTCGACCGCACCGAGGCCTCCGGGCTCAGAGACGGCCAGTACCTGGCGCTGTCCCAGTCGGACGCGGGGGACGAGATCGACACCCCCGTGGCGCGGCTGAGAGAGCGCTACCTTCCCGAACTCGAACGGCTGCTGCCCGCCGCGCGCGGCGCCGGAGTACGGGACTTCTTCGTCACCCGGGAACGCACGGCGACCTTCGCGCCCGCGCCGGGTGTGGGGCGGCTGCGTCCCGCGTCCCTTACCGACGCGCCGGGACTCTTTCTGGCGGGTTCGTGGACCGCGACCGGCTGGCCCGCGACCATGGAGGGCGCCGTGCGCAGTGGCCTGAACGCCGCGGGCGCCGCCCTGTCCGAGCTCGGCCGTCCGCATGAACACCCTTTGGAGGAGGCGGCATGA
- a CDS encoding aspartate aminotransferase family protein, producing MTQPTEAKGPAELNEPEALAEPKGFDLARLLAERGAERYELHAKYVNPQLPRMLHTIGFDKFYERAEGAYFWDADGNDYLDMLAGFGVMGIGRHNPVVRKALHDVLDASLADLTRFDCQPLPGLLAERLLSHSPHLDRVFFGNSGTEAVETALKFARYATGRTRILYASHAFHGLTTGSLSVNGEDSFRDGFAPLLPDTAIPLGDLAALERELKKGDVAGFVVEPIQGKGVHETPPGFLRAAQDLLHKHKALLIADEVQTGMGRTGAFYAYQHEEGVEPDLVCVAKALSGGYVPVSATLGKDWIFKKVYSSMDRVLVHSASFGANAQAMAAGLAVLSVMENDKVVENARRTGDLLKQRLSDLIPRYELLHDVRGRGLMIGIEFGRPNSLKLRSRWTMLQAARKGLFAQMVVVPLLQKHRILTQVSGDFLEVIKLIPPLTIGEREVDRFVDAFTAVMDDAHGGGGLMWDFGKTLVKQAVANR from the coding sequence ATGACCCAGCCCACCGAAGCCAAAGGGCCCGCGGAGCTGAACGAGCCCGAGGCACTCGCGGAGCCCAAGGGCTTCGACCTCGCCCGGCTCCTCGCCGAACGCGGCGCCGAGCGGTACGAGCTGCACGCGAAGTACGTGAACCCGCAGCTTCCCCGCATGCTGCACACCATCGGCTTCGACAAGTTCTACGAGCGGGCCGAGGGCGCCTACTTCTGGGACGCGGACGGCAACGACTACCTGGACATGCTCGCCGGCTTCGGCGTGATGGGCATCGGCCGCCACAACCCCGTCGTACGCAAGGCGCTGCACGACGTGCTGGACGCCTCCCTCGCCGACCTCACCCGTTTCGACTGCCAGCCCCTGCCGGGGCTGCTCGCCGAGCGGCTGCTGAGCCACAGCCCGCATCTTGACCGGGTGTTCTTCGGCAACAGCGGCACCGAAGCCGTGGAGACCGCACTGAAGTTCGCGCGGTACGCGACCGGCAGGACGCGGATCCTGTACGCGTCGCACGCCTTCCACGGCCTGACCACCGGGTCCCTCTCGGTCAACGGCGAGGACAGCTTCCGGGACGGCTTCGCCCCGCTGCTGCCCGACACCGCGATCCCGCTCGGCGACCTGGCCGCGCTGGAGAGGGAACTCAAGAAGGGCGATGTCGCCGGCTTCGTCGTGGAGCCCATCCAGGGCAAGGGCGTGCACGAGACCCCGCCCGGCTTCCTGCGCGCCGCCCAGGACCTGCTGCACAAGCACAAGGCGCTGCTCATCGCCGACGAGGTGCAGACCGGGATGGGCAGGACGGGAGCGTTCTACGCCTACCAGCACGAGGAGGGCGTCGAGCCGGACCTCGTCTGTGTGGCGAAGGCCCTGTCCGGCGGATACGTGCCGGTCAGCGCGACCCTCGGCAAGGACTGGATCTTCAAGAAGGTCTACTCCTCGATGGACCGGGTGCTGGTGCACTCCGCGAGCTTCGGGGCGAACGCGCAGGCCATGGCGGCCGGCCTGGCGGTGCTCTCCGTGATGGAGAACGACAAGGTCGTGGAGAACGCGCGCCGCACGGGCGACCTGCTGAAGCAGCGGCTGAGCGACCTCATTCCCCGCTACGAGCTGCTGCACGACGTCCGGGGCCGGGGCCTGATGATCGGCATCGAGTTCGGCCGGCCGAACTCGCTCAAGCTGCGCAGCCGCTGGACGATGCTCCAGGCCGCCCGCAAGGGCCTGTTCGCCCAGATGGTCGTCGTGCCACTGCTCCAGAAGCACCGGATCCTGACCCAGGTCTCCGGCGACTTCCTCGAAGTGATCAAGCTGATCCCACCGCTGACCATCGGCGAGCGCGAGGTCGACCGCTTCGTGGACGCCTTCACCGCCGTCATGGACGACGCGCACGGTGGCGGCGGTCTGATGTGGGACTTCGGCAAGACGCTCGTGAAGCAGGCCGTCGCCAACCGCTGA